The proteins below are encoded in one region of Methylobacillus flagellatus KT:
- a CDS encoding DEAD/DEAH box helicase — protein sequence MNLHPAILRALTEAGYSTPTPIQAQAIPEVLEGHDLMASAQTGTGKTAAFTLPALNLLATPHPAKSRGPRILVLTPTRELAAQVNEAARKYGKFLRARTVSIVGGMPYPLQNKLLSQPIDILVATPGRLLDHMERGRIDMSRLQMLILDEADRMLDMGFMPDIERISSALPSERQTLMFSATFEGQIANIAKTLLKTPKVIQIAAQKEKHANIEQKLLFVDDMAHKNKLLEHLLIAPGVNQAIVFTSTKRHADLLAEDLYAAGHKSAALHGDMTQGARNRTLTKLRHGDVRVLVATDVAARGIDVQGITHVINYDLPKFAEDYVHRIGRTGRAGNTGVALSFASHMDRHQLRKIEQYTGQRLEISVIEGLEPKRPAPRMDHNDKPRSGRPGQRPGGGGYKPRGQGYASRDGNRSEGRSFGDRAAGSRTDANRGPAKRQDSDRPARRSRSFA from the coding sequence TTGAACTTACATCCAGCCATCCTGCGTGCCTTGACCGAGGCTGGCTATAGCACCCCCACACCCATCCAGGCCCAGGCGATTCCTGAAGTCCTAGAAGGCCATGACCTCATGGCCTCTGCCCAGACCGGCACCGGCAAGACCGCTGCCTTCACCCTGCCAGCACTCAACCTGCTGGCTACGCCGCACCCTGCCAAGAGCCGCGGCCCCCGCATCCTGGTATTGACCCCGACCCGCGAACTGGCTGCACAGGTCAACGAAGCAGCGCGCAAATACGGCAAGTTCCTGCGCGCCCGCACTGTCAGTATTGTCGGCGGCATGCCCTATCCATTGCAGAACAAGTTATTGTCGCAGCCAATCGACATTCTCGTGGCCACGCCGGGCCGTCTGCTCGACCATATGGAACGCGGACGCATCGACATGTCCCGCTTGCAAATGCTGATCCTAGACGAAGCCGACCGCATGCTGGACATGGGCTTCATGCCGGATATCGAGCGCATTTCCTCCGCCTTGCCTAGCGAGCGCCAGACATTGATGTTCTCCGCCACCTTCGAAGGCCAGATCGCCAACATTGCCAAGACGTTGCTGAAAACCCCCAAGGTCATTCAGATCGCGGCACAAAAGGAAAAGCACGCCAATATTGAGCAAAAGCTATTGTTCGTCGATGACATGGCGCACAAGAACAAGCTGCTGGAACATCTGCTCATTGCTCCCGGTGTCAACCAGGCCATCGTTTTCACTTCCACCAAGCGTCACGCCGACCTGCTGGCGGAAGACCTGTATGCTGCAGGCCACAAATCTGCCGCACTGCATGGCGACATGACCCAGGGCGCGCGCAATCGCACCTTGACCAAGCTGCGCCATGGTGATGTACGCGTGCTGGTTGCAACCGATGTCGCGGCCCGCGGCATCGATGTGCAAGGCATTACCCACGTCATCAACTATGACCTGCCGAAGTTTGCGGAAGACTATGTCCACCGCATCGGCCGCACAGGACGTGCAGGCAATACCGGTGTGGCACTCTCGTTTGCTTCGCACATGGACAGGCACCAGTTGCGCAAGATCGAACAATATACAGGCCAGCGCCTGGAGATTTCCGTGATTGAAGGCCTGGAGCCAAAGCGCCCAGCCCCACGTATGGATCACAATGACAAGCCACGCAGTGGCCGCCCTGGTCAACGTCCAGGTGGTGGCGGTTACAAGCCACGCGGCCAGGGTTACGCCAGCCGCGATGGCAACCGTTCGGAAGGCCGCTCATTTGGCGACCGGGCAGCAGGCAGCCGCACCGATGCAAATCGTGGCCCAGCCAAGCGCCAGGACAGTGACCGTCCGGCACGCCGCTCGCGCAGCTTTGCCTAA
- the typA gene encoding translational GTPase TypA — MSRALRNIAIIAHVDHGKTTMVDKLLQQAGTFAAHQQVSERVMDSGDIEKERGITILAKNTAVNYEGTHINIVDTPGHADFGGEVERVLGMVDGVVLLVDSVEGPMPQTRFVTKKALALGLRPIVVINKVDRPGARPDWVINQTFDLFANLGATDEQLDFPVVYASGLNGFATLDLNKPSDDMRPLFETILSHVQPPAGDSNAGLQLQISALDYSTYTGRLGIGRIRNGRIKPGQIVAVMKGDEQVAQGRINQVLGFRGLERVQVEEAEAGDIVIISGIEEIGIGVTVADRDNPVGLPILAVDEPTLTMDFMVNTSPLAGTEGKFVTSRQIRDRLNKELLTNVALKVEDTEDADVFRVSGRGELHLTILLENMRREGYEIAVGKPRVVYKEINGQKCEPYEILTVDLEDDCQGAVMEELGRRRGELQNMESDGNGRTRLEYKIPARGLIGFQSEFLTMTRGTGLMAHIFDEYAPVKADMPGRRNGVLISSEQGEAVAYALWKLQDRGRMFSSPGDKLYEGMIIGIHSRENDLVVNPIKGKQLTNVRASGTDEAVRLVPPVQLTLESAVEFIDDDELVEITPKSIRIRKRHLLEHERKRAAKD; from the coding sequence ATGTCGCGCGCCCTTCGTAATATCGCCATCATCGCCCACGTGGACCATGGCAAGACCACCATGGTGGACAAGCTCCTGCAACAGGCCGGTACATTTGCCGCCCACCAGCAGGTTTCAGAACGTGTCATGGACTCCGGTGATATTGAAAAGGAACGTGGCATCACGATTCTTGCCAAGAATACTGCCGTCAATTATGAAGGCACGCATATCAATATTGTCGATACGCCAGGACATGCCGACTTCGGTGGCGAAGTCGAGCGCGTACTGGGCATGGTGGATGGTGTGGTATTGCTGGTCGACTCCGTGGAAGGCCCGATGCCGCAGACCCGCTTCGTGACCAAGAAAGCGCTGGCGTTGGGATTGCGTCCCATCGTGGTCATCAACAAGGTGGACCGCCCGGGCGCACGTCCTGACTGGGTCATCAACCAGACATTCGACTTGTTTGCCAACCTGGGGGCCACAGACGAGCAACTGGATTTCCCGGTTGTCTATGCCTCTGGCTTGAATGGTTTCGCAACACTGGACCTCAACAAACCGTCGGATGACATGCGTCCCCTGTTCGAGACCATTCTCAGCCATGTCCAACCGCCCGCTGGCGACAGCAATGCTGGCCTGCAGCTACAGATTTCTGCGCTGGACTACTCTACTTATACCGGCCGTCTTGGGATTGGTCGTATCCGCAATGGCCGGATCAAGCCAGGCCAGATAGTGGCGGTCATGAAGGGCGATGAGCAGGTGGCCCAGGGCCGCATCAACCAGGTGCTGGGCTTCCGCGGCCTGGAGCGTGTACAGGTGGAAGAAGCCGAAGCTGGGGATATCGTCATCATTTCCGGGATCGAGGAAATCGGTATCGGCGTCACTGTGGCCGACCGTGATAACCCTGTCGGCCTGCCTATCCTGGCTGTGGATGAACCGACGCTGACCATGGACTTCATGGTGAATACATCGCCGCTGGCTGGCACCGAGGGCAAGTTCGTCACCAGTCGCCAGATCCGTGATCGCCTGAACAAGGAATTGCTGACCAATGTGGCACTTAAGGTCGAGGATACTGAAGATGCAGACGTGTTCCGCGTTTCCGGCCGGGGCGAACTCCACTTGACTATCCTGTTGGAAAACATGCGCCGCGAGGGCTATGAAATTGCTGTTGGCAAGCCGCGCGTGGTGTACAAGGAAATCAACGGACAGAAGTGTGAGCCTTATGAAATCCTGACAGTAGACCTGGAAGACGACTGCCAGGGCGCCGTGATGGAAGAGCTTGGTCGCCGCCGCGGAGAGCTTCAGAACATGGAATCCGATGGCAATGGCCGCACCCGCCTGGAATACAAGATTCCGGCACGCGGGCTGATCGGCTTCCAGAGCGAGTTCCTCACCATGACGCGTGGCACTGGCTTAATGGCACACATTTTCGATGAGTATGCCCCGGTCAAGGCCGACATGCCCGGCCGCCGCAATGGTGTCCTGATTTCTTCCGAGCAGGGCGAGGCCGTGGCCTATGCCTTGTGGAAACTGCAGGACCGTGGCCGCATGTTCTCTTCACCCGGTGACAAGTTGTATGAAGGCATGATCATCGGTATCCACAGCCGCGAGAACGACTTGGTGGTGAACCCGATCAAGGGTAAGCAGTTGACCAACGTCCGGGCCTCTGGCACCGATGAGGCTGTCCGGCTGGTACCACCTGTGCAGCTGACGCTGGAGTCCGCAGTCGAGTTCATCGACGATGACGAGCTGGTGGAAATCACGCCCAAGAGCATCCGTATCCGCAAGCGCCACTTGCTGGAGCATGAACGCAAGCGTGCCGCCAAGGACTAA
- a CDS encoding tetratricopeptide repeat protein — protein sequence MKQGMQVARQPGQGEVHALFNLYNTGQLHEAEMKARALIKQYPGALVVYNVLGVALEGQGKLQEAVQCYRRALALNPSISEMHFNLGSVLSQLGHEDEAITSYKRAIQISPGLAVAHFNLGTLLQKKQLLEEAIAHYRQAVVIEPGFFEAYGAMGTALQQQGHLDDAIACYRQSLAISDHALGHFNLATALRDRGALEQAVSHYRQAIALQPNYADAHNNLGEVFRDQGDMENAVACYLQALRMKPGHQAASFNMAQFLYDAGRFLEAIPYFEDSRQEDWQERILYCLYKSGQYEIFRRRLLPLLEAKDHVSPFLATLSTHYATNFRVEDHYRFCPNPMDFVFHRNIKSLAEAGSTLRAQLLEDIQLTEIAERKQGRLHHGMQSAGNLFKRKEESFRQLADLIRAEVLAYAQAFEGRDCDLMRHFPEQVEFASSWYVRMRQGGHLTSHIHEIGWLSGCVYLTLPQALENRDEGCIEFSTHGDDYPRLHDDFPVRAIRPHVGDIVLFPSSLFHRTVPFHSDEERICIAFDIKPRACFSQGALRLDSMKVMLVAGFNLLVTELAEISSWSLVVLA from the coding sequence ATGAAGCAAGGTATGCAGGTAGCCCGGCAGCCTGGCCAGGGCGAAGTTCATGCGCTGTTCAACTTATATAATACCGGCCAGCTTCATGAGGCGGAAATGAAAGCGCGTGCATTGATTAAGCAATATCCCGGCGCGCTGGTTGTCTACAACGTGCTGGGCGTGGCGCTTGAGGGGCAGGGCAAGCTGCAGGAGGCGGTACAGTGCTACCGCAGGGCGCTGGCTTTGAATCCTTCTATTTCAGAAATGCACTTTAACTTGGGATCGGTGTTGTCCCAACTTGGACATGAAGACGAAGCGATCACTTCGTACAAGCGTGCTATCCAGATCAGCCCGGGTCTTGCAGTGGCCCATTTCAATCTCGGTACCCTGTTGCAGAAAAAGCAGCTGCTTGAGGAGGCCATTGCACACTACCGCCAAGCAGTCGTGATCGAGCCGGGGTTTTTCGAGGCTTACGGTGCCATGGGTACGGCCCTGCAGCAGCAGGGCCACCTGGATGATGCGATTGCATGTTATCGCCAGTCGTTGGCAATTTCCGACCATGCGCTAGGACATTTCAACCTGGCCACTGCCTTGCGTGACCGTGGTGCGCTGGAACAGGCGGTTTCGCACTACCGGCAGGCTATTGCCTTGCAGCCCAATTATGCCGATGCGCACAACAATCTTGGTGAAGTGTTTCGTGATCAAGGCGACATGGAAAATGCCGTGGCTTGTTATTTGCAAGCACTGCGCATGAAGCCAGGGCACCAGGCTGCCTCTTTCAACATGGCGCAGTTCCTGTACGATGCCGGGCGCTTCCTCGAGGCGATCCCTTATTTCGAGGATTCACGACAAGAGGATTGGCAGGAAAGAATACTCTACTGCCTTTATAAATCGGGGCAGTATGAAATATTCCGGCGCCGCTTGCTGCCCCTGCTGGAGGCCAAAGACCATGTTTCGCCTTTTCTTGCTACCTTGTCCACGCATTACGCGACCAATTTCCGCGTGGAGGATCACTACCGCTTTTGCCCGAACCCGATGGATTTCGTCTTCCATCGCAATATCAAGTCATTGGCGGAGGCGGGCAGCACCTTGCGGGCACAACTGCTGGAAGACATCCAGCTGACTGAAATTGCCGAGCGCAAGCAAGGGCGCCTGCATCACGGCATGCAGTCTGCAGGCAACCTGTTCAAGCGCAAGGAGGAGTCGTTCCGCCAGCTTGCCGACTTGATTCGCGCTGAAGTATTGGCTTATGCGCAGGCGTTCGAGGGCCGGGATTGCGACCTCATGCGCCATTTTCCCGAACAGGTTGAATTTGCCAGCTCCTGGTATGTGCGCATGCGCCAGGGGGGACATCTTACATCACACATCCATGAAATTGGCTGGCTGAGTGGCTGCGTCTATCTCACATTGCCGCAAGCGCTGGAAAACCGAGATGAAGGCTGCATTGAATTCAGCACTCATGGCGATGATTATCCCAGGTTGCACGATGACTTTCCGGTCCGCGCGATCAGGCCTCATGTGGGTGATATCGTATTGTTTCCATCTTCGCTGTTTCACCGTACCGTGCCGTTCCATTCGGACGAAGAGCGTATCTGCATTGCATTCGACATCAAGCCGCGGGCATGCTTTTCCCAAGGTGCTTTGCGCTTGGACAGCATGAAGGTCATGCTGGTCGCAGGCTTCAACCTGCTTGTGACTGAGCTTGCAGAAATTTCAAGCTGGTCGTTGGTGGTGCTGGCCTGA
- a CDS encoding DNA recombination protein RmuC → MTDILLLSAAFASLLLLLWIAYRQSRGGDAGQLLLQQLEEKHREMLRDLNDGLNKLGDRLNQSSHDQAERLRTAVAQELQQTRDAMRALELSQTASLAQTRETMLERLHITLAEQGKAEQSMIQESMLKTATQLTNTIELLTKAVDARLEEIGGKVSERLDEGFKKTNDTFVRVMERLATIDEAQKKIDGLTTNVVSLQELLGDKRSRGAFGEVQLEALVRNVLPVTSYAMQHVLGNGTRVDCALFLPEPTGTVAVDSKFPLENYHRMLDRDIGEAERIAAQRQFKADVKKHVDDIANKYIIPNVTSDGAVMFIPAEAVFAEIHAYHPDLVDYAMSRRVWVVSPTTLMAVLNTARAVLKDVETRKQVHIIKDELGKLSKEFSRFDVRMKKLADHIRQAHEDVQDVHTTSQKISRRFAQIERVELEGEPQAGLALPDNDLEE, encoded by the coding sequence ATGACAGACATTCTGCTTCTTTCCGCTGCTTTCGCTTCCTTGCTGCTTTTGCTCTGGATCGCCTATCGTCAATCGCGGGGCGGTGATGCCGGCCAGCTGTTGCTGCAGCAGTTGGAGGAAAAGCACCGCGAAATGCTGCGCGACCTGAATGACGGTCTCAACAAATTGGGCGACCGCCTCAACCAATCCTCGCATGATCAAGCCGAGCGCTTGCGTACAGCAGTGGCGCAGGAGTTGCAGCAGACGCGCGACGCCATGAGGGCACTGGAGCTGAGCCAGACAGCAAGCCTGGCCCAAACACGCGAGACCATGCTGGAGCGCCTGCATATCACCCTGGCCGAGCAAGGCAAGGCGGAACAGTCCATGATCCAGGAAAGCATGCTCAAGACCGCGACCCAGCTGACCAATACGATAGAGTTGCTGACCAAGGCGGTGGATGCTCGCCTCGAGGAAATCGGCGGCAAGGTGTCGGAGCGTCTTGATGAGGGATTCAAGAAGACCAACGATACCTTTGTGCGCGTGATGGAGCGCCTGGCAACCATTGACGAGGCGCAGAAAAAAATCGACGGATTGACGACCAATGTAGTGAGCCTGCAGGAGCTGCTGGGCGACAAGCGATCGCGCGGCGCCTTCGGCGAGGTGCAACTGGAGGCGCTGGTGCGTAATGTACTGCCGGTGACTTCCTACGCCATGCAGCATGTGCTCGGTAACGGCACACGCGTGGATTGCGCCTTGTTCCTGCCAGAGCCTACGGGCACGGTCGCCGTGGATTCTAAGTTTCCCCTGGAAAACTACCATCGAATGCTGGACCGAGACATTGGCGAGGCGGAGCGCATCGCCGCGCAACGTCAATTCAAGGCAGATGTCAAAAAGCATGTGGATGATATTGCAAATAAATACATCATCCCCAATGTCACTTCCGACGGTGCCGTGATGTTCATTCCGGCGGAAGCGGTGTTTGCCGAAATCCACGCCTACCATCCGGACCTCGTCGATTACGCAATGAGCCGCAGGGTATGGGTGGTGTCCCCCACTACCCTGATGGCGGTGCTCAATACCGCGCGCGCAGTGCTCAAGGATGTGGAAACGCGCAAACAGGTGCATATCATCAAGGATGAGCTGGGCAAGCTTTCCAAGGAGTTCTCGCGCTTCGACGTGCGCATGAAGAAGCTTGCCGACCATATTCGGCAGGCGCACGAGGACGTGCAGGATGTACATACGACCAGCCAGAAGATCTCGCGCCGCTTTGCGCAGATCGAGCGCGTGGAGCTGGAAGGCGAGCCGCAGGCCGGCCTGGCACTACCTGACAATGACTTAGAGGAGTAA
- the moaD gene encoding molybdopterin converting factor subunit 1 gives MIQLLYFARLREALGTESESLHWPEPATVSALMQSLATRGGVWEEQFSGNTHLRAAVNQELAPESALVRPGDEVAFFPPVTGG, from the coding sequence ATGATTCAGCTACTGTACTTCGCCAGGCTGCGTGAAGCGCTTGGGACCGAAAGCGAAAGCCTGCACTGGCCGGAACCAGCGACGGTTTCTGCATTGATGCAGTCGCTGGCTACGCGCGGTGGAGTATGGGAAGAGCAGTTTTCTGGCAATACTCACCTGAGGGCGGCGGTCAACCAAGAGCTGGCGCCGGAGTCGGCGCTGGTCAGGCCAGGCGACGAAGTGGCTTTTTTCCCACCCGTCACAGGAGGGTAG
- the moaE gene encoding molybdopterin synthase catalytic subunit MoaE, whose product MTVRVQEQDFDVGEEITRLRLQYPQAGAVVSFTGQVRDLNDGQSVASLKLEHYPGMTEKSLAAIVEQARKRWPIFDAVVIHRIGTLAPQAQIVLVVVASAHRGDAFAACEFIMDYLKTEAPFWKKEATPEGEKWLDSRESDQAARGRWQ is encoded by the coding sequence ATGACGGTACGCGTACAGGAGCAGGATTTCGACGTAGGCGAGGAAATCACGCGCCTGCGACTGCAGTATCCACAAGCGGGCGCGGTCGTGTCGTTTACGGGGCAAGTGCGTGACCTGAACGATGGCCAGTCAGTTGCCAGCCTGAAGCTGGAGCATTATCCGGGCATGACGGAGAAATCGCTGGCTGCCATCGTTGAGCAGGCGAGAAAGCGCTGGCCCATCTTCGATGCCGTCGTGATCCATCGCATCGGCACACTGGCGCCGCAGGCGCAGATCGTGCTGGTTGTTGTGGCAAGCGCACATCGGGGAGATGCCTTTGCCGCCTGCGAATTCATCATGGACTACCTCAAGACCGAAGCGCCTTTCTGGAAGAAGGAAGCGACACCGGAAGGTGAAAAATGGCTGGATTCCCGCGAAAGCGATCAAGCCGCTCGCGGGCGCTGGCAATAG
- a CDS encoding Lon protease family protein: MLSKLTPQQLNISIDPQSLGFDTTAELLLHGQHDVAQWIGQERAFAAASLGLRMQHPGYHMLVIGEPGSGRISLVRKMMEQALAEKPAPADLVYLLNVQLPEKPILLRLKAGRGSELRHLLEQFVRKHLRIIPALLQRRPSTETGSGAGGEASLKASLEQELGRIRQQILPGLLEPEVFERWSAGLVQEVLDHIELFSTTANHQEADDMQDAFLGRFRANLLLSNDGLSGSPVIYDADPSHASLFGGVEAMADHHFADFMRLKAGNLLRANGGVLILHLEDILGDRQDGSSPLLEKLGRVLRNRKLQIEDAGSASGNAALNTLMPEALPLDFKLILVASRDDYYYLHEQHADFLQYFRIKVEFADSVKATPDIYRQIAGYIAHHADGNGLPHFSAPAVARLLQVLHEWEEDKCRVSLALGRLLPLLQEAAALTQPGNPTGVAEVEQALAATRQRHDYAEEQIRDSILDGELKIAVTGRQVGRINGLTHIDMGDAAFGSPVQISARCHPGRQGIINIDREVKLTGPQHDKGMFILQHWLAAMFVQQAPLSLNASLVFEQEYHGVEGDSASCAELYALLSSLSGLPLAQGIAVTGAMNQHGDVLPIGGINEKIEGHFRLCEKLGLNGQQGVLLPASNLRHVLLHRDIILAMAEGKFHLYTMEHVLDGIALLTGLPAGSADKEGAYPADTVLGHVQRSLRAYQDIYRRNHYHTG; this comes from the coding sequence ATGCTAAGCAAGCTGACACCGCAACAACTCAATATATCCATTGATCCGCAAAGCCTGGGCTTTGACACTACCGCAGAATTGTTACTGCATGGTCAGCATGACGTGGCGCAATGGATAGGCCAGGAGCGGGCATTCGCTGCAGCCAGCCTTGGCTTGCGCATGCAGCATCCCGGCTATCACATGCTGGTGATCGGCGAGCCAGGTTCTGGCCGGATTTCCCTGGTTAGGAAGATGATGGAGCAGGCGCTGGCAGAAAAACCTGCGCCGGCGGATCTGGTGTATCTGCTGAATGTTCAATTGCCGGAAAAGCCGATTCTGCTGCGCCTGAAGGCCGGCAGGGGGAGTGAGCTCAGGCATTTGCTCGAGCAGTTCGTTCGCAAACACTTGCGCATCATCCCGGCATTGCTGCAGCGCAGGCCGTCCACGGAGACTGGGAGCGGTGCGGGGGGCGAAGCCAGCCTCAAAGCATCGCTGGAGCAGGAGCTGGGAAGGATTCGCCAGCAGATACTGCCGGGATTGCTTGAGCCGGAGGTGTTTGAGCGTTGGTCGGCAGGGCTGGTGCAGGAAGTGCTCGATCATATCGAACTGTTCTCCACGACAGCCAATCACCAGGAGGCCGACGATATGCAGGACGCCTTTCTCGGGCGGTTTCGTGCCAACCTCTTGCTTAGCAATGACGGCCTCTCTGGCAGCCCTGTCATCTATGACGCTGATCCCAGCCATGCTTCCTTGTTCGGCGGTGTGGAAGCGATGGCCGATCACCACTTCGCAGATTTCATGCGCCTCAAGGCGGGCAACCTGCTGCGGGCAAATGGCGGGGTGCTGATCCTGCATCTGGAAGATATTCTTGGCGACCGGCAGGACGGTAGCAGTCCATTATTGGAAAAACTGGGGCGCGTGTTGCGAAACCGTAAGCTACAGATCGAGGATGCAGGCAGCGCCTCGGGCAATGCCGCGCTGAACACATTGATGCCGGAAGCCTTGCCCCTCGACTTCAAGCTGATCCTGGTGGCGAGCCGCGACGATTATTACTACCTGCATGAACAGCATGCCGACTTCCTGCAGTATTTCCGCATCAAGGTCGAGTTCGCGGACAGTGTCAAAGCCACACCGGACATTTATCGCCAGATAGCAGGCTATATAGCGCACCATGCTGACGGCAACGGCTTGCCGCATTTTTCTGCGCCTGCGGTGGCGCGGTTGCTCCAGGTATTACATGAGTGGGAAGAGGACAAGTGCCGCGTCAGTCTGGCGCTTGGTCGTTTGCTGCCCTTGCTGCAGGAAGCTGCAGCATTGACCCAGCCCGGCAATCCGACCGGTGTGGCCGAAGTCGAGCAGGCCCTGGCAGCAACACGGCAGCGCCATGATTATGCCGAGGAGCAGATCCGGGATTCCATCCTTGACGGTGAGCTGAAAATTGCAGTGACGGGCCGCCAGGTCGGGCGCATCAACGGCCTGACGCATATTGATATGGGAGACGCTGCGTTCGGGTCTCCCGTGCAGATTTCCGCGCGCTGCCATCCTGGCCGGCAAGGCATCATCAATATCGACCGCGAGGTCAAGCTGACAGGACCGCAGCATGACAAGGGCATGTTCATCCTGCAGCACTGGCTGGCCGCCATGTTCGTGCAGCAGGCTCCCTTGTCGCTCAATGCTTCGCTGGTGTTTGAGCAGGAGTATCACGGCGTGGAAGGTGATTCCGCTTCTTGCGCGGAGCTGTACGCCTTGCTTTCCAGCCTTTCTGGCCTGCCGCTGGCGCAAGGCATCGCCGTGACCGGGGCAATGAACCAGCATGGCGATGTGCTGCCGATAGGCGGCATCAATGAAAAAATAGAAGGGCACTTCCGCTTGTGCGAGAAACTCGGGCTGAATGGACAGCAAGGCGTGTTGTTGCCCGCGAGTAATCTGCGCCATGTGCTGCTGCACCGAGATATCATCCTTGCAATGGCCGAAGGCAAGTTCCATCTGTACACCATGGAGCACGTACTGGATGGAATCGCGCTACTGACCGGGCTTCCGGCAGGTAGCGCGGATAAGGAGGGCGCTTATCCCGCAGATACGGTGCTTGGCCATGTGCAGCGCAGCTTGCGGGCTTACCAGGATATCTACCGACGCAATCACTACCATACAGGTTGA
- a CDS encoding RNA-binding S4 domain-containing protein codes for MSEQESKCRLDKWLWAARFFKTRSLASEAVDTGKVHVDGDRVKPAKEVRLGQRIHIRRKEMEVEVVVRGLSTQRRGAPEAALLYEETPESISRRENLTVTREHEHARRERGMGRPTKRQRRDIKKFTGIDW; via the coding sequence ATGAGTGAACAGGAAAGCAAGTGCCGCCTGGACAAATGGTTATGGGCGGCAAGATTCTTCAAGACCCGCAGCCTGGCGTCGGAAGCCGTGGACACCGGCAAAGTGCATGTGGACGGAGACAGGGTGAAGCCCGCCAAGGAAGTCCGCCTGGGGCAACGTATCCACATCCGCCGCAAGGAGATGGAGGTGGAAGTTGTCGTGCGCGGCCTGAGCACGCAGCGCCGTGGCGCACCTGAGGCAGCGCTGTTGTATGAAGAAACCCCTGAAAGCATCAGCAGGCGCGAAAATCTCACGGTTACCCGCGAGCATGAGCATGCTAGGCGCGAGCGCGGCATGGGTCGGCCAACCAAGCGCCAGCGCCGCGACATCAAGAAGTTTACCGGGATAGACTGGTAA
- a CDS encoding PA0069 family radical SAM protein: MTDKRSPGKPLHPHGVLRPLVFKGRGALSNHDGRFDHLQHADIDDGWHNLDQDLAPLPTEVLIDNSRSIINWNNSPDVPFDRSINPYRGCEHGCIYCFARPTHTYLGLSAGLDFESRILVKPDAARLLRQELSKQHYRCAPIAMGTNTDPYQPLEKQHQLTRQILQVLAEFRHPVSIVTKAAMVERDIDILAPMASQGLVQVFISITTLSNQVSRTLEPRAAAPQRRLDTIRRLHQAGIPTGVMTAPVIPVLTDPELEHILAAASEAGASSAGYVLLRLPLEVAPLFEEWLQHHYPLKASHVMSIIRQSRDGKTNHTDFHARMRGNGLFAEMIRQRFRLACRKLGLNQRSMEMDTSLFRPPGKPEQLGLF, from the coding sequence ATGACGGACAAGAGATCCCCTGGTAAGCCGTTGCATCCCCATGGAGTACTACGCCCCCTGGTTTTCAAGGGGCGTGGCGCACTCAGTAACCACGATGGTCGGTTCGACCACCTGCAGCATGCGGATATCGACGATGGCTGGCACAATCTAGACCAAGACCTTGCTCCCCTACCCACTGAAGTACTGATCGACAATTCCCGCTCCATCATCAACTGGAACAACTCGCCTGACGTACCTTTTGACCGCTCGATCAATCCTTATCGCGGCTGCGAGCATGGCTGCATCTATTGCTTTGCGCGCCCCACCCATACATATCTGGGACTGTCGGCAGGGCTGGATTTCGAGAGCCGCATCCTGGTCAAGCCGGATGCAGCCCGCCTGCTGCGCCAGGAGTTGAGCAAACAGCATTACCGCTGCGCGCCTATCGCCATGGGCACCAATACCGACCCTTACCAGCCGCTGGAAAAGCAGCATCAGCTCACGCGGCAAATCCTGCAAGTGCTGGCAGAATTCAGGCATCCCGTCAGCATCGTCACCAAGGCAGCCATGGTGGAACGCGATATCGACATCCTTGCCCCCATGGCCAGCCAAGGGCTTGTGCAGGTGTTCATTTCGATCACCACGCTGAGCAACCAGGTCAGCCGCACGCTGGAGCCTCGCGCTGCCGCACCGCAACGCCGGCTCGACACCATCAGGCGTCTGCATCAAGCCGGCATCCCCACGGGGGTGATGACAGCTCCTGTCATTCCTGTGCTGACCGATCCGGAACTTGAACATATCCTGGCCGCTGCAAGCGAAGCCGGAGCGAGCAGCGCCGGTTATGTTCTGCTGCGCCTGCCACTGGAAGTCGCGCCGCTGTTCGAGGAATGGCTACAGCACCATTACCCGCTCAAAGCCAGCCATGTGATGAGCATCATTCGCCAGAGTCGCGACGGCAAAACCAACCATACGGACTTCCATGCACGTATGCGAGGGAATGGCTTGTTCGCAGAGATGATACGCCAGCGTTTCAGGCTGGCATGCAGAAAGCTGGGGCTCAACCAGCGCAGCATGGAAATGGATACTTCATTGTTCCGGCCTCCTGGAAAACCGGAACAATTGGGGCTGTTCTAA